The following coding sequences lie in one Pontibacter sp. G13 genomic window:
- a CDS encoding FtsX-like permease family protein produces MLKHYLLTAFRIMTRNRGFALINLSGLAFGLATCMLIFLFIKHERSFDQFHERKERIYRVCEVQSWEGIIPQKVALTMFPLGPAMLDVYPEIKHFSRIFSFGEGPFKGNGEWIYLEDAVVVDSMFLDMFSFELLAGNAESALDEPQSMVLTRSTAIKLFGTEEVLGKWVQVDAKSPLSLKVTGILKDIPEQSHLQFDALISKNTDREVPWLSYWSSWNSNWVVTYLELNSPSDQAKIEAQIPSLLLQHMDSSAAADYEIFLQPLSDIHLGSSEITHDTRNDRKFQGSYLTIFGFLGFLVLLIAGINFMNLSTSRATKRAREVGVRKTIGATQPQLWQQFLGESLLYTLIAGILAIVVVDLTLPFINNLASRNLSLSMFASPMDILFIVGIVLATGLLAGLYPAFVLANFPITTILKGDKIFTRRSRFDVQDILVIGQFALATAMIVCTILIVRQLNFMMSSDPGFRTQSVMLLPRDEQVTQKYQVFQDQVSQIPGVYGITYSGQRLGNNLHQTAMEFRQDSIRGQLSVSQLLVDWDYLDLYEIEFIEGRDFDKSRSQDSAGAYIINETLARKMGLEDPLQTRIRMDWGKDWSQIIGVVEDFHYNSLHHGINPLVIHLNPGWGAMEISVMLDESKKQALIPLIEKAWHETGTKRPFQYEFLSTHFEDLYRTDQQISQVMSMGAGLCILIACLGVLGLISMATEQRAREIGIRKVLGASESAMIWLFCKRISIRVLIGFLIAIPLTWWFMQDWLSQYAFRIEIGWDAFLLAGVMTLLIAWSTIIFKAYQAAHRSPAESVRHS; encoded by the coding sequence ATGCTCAAACACTACCTCCTGACCGCCTTTAGGATCATGACTCGCAATCGCGGGTTTGCCTTGATCAATCTCTCAGGGCTCGCATTCGGGCTGGCTACCTGCATGTTGATCTTCCTATTCATCAAACACGAGCGGTCCTTTGATCAATTCCATGAACGCAAGGAGCGTATCTACAGGGTGTGCGAAGTTCAATCTTGGGAGGGAATCATTCCCCAAAAAGTGGCATTGACCATGTTTCCCCTAGGGCCAGCCATGCTGGATGTGTACCCTGAAATCAAACACTTCAGCAGGATTTTTTCCTTTGGAGAGGGGCCATTCAAGGGAAATGGAGAATGGATATATCTGGAAGATGCGGTGGTCGTGGACAGCATGTTCCTAGACATGTTTTCCTTCGAATTACTCGCTGGAAATGCCGAAAGCGCACTCGACGAGCCCCAATCCATGGTGTTGACGCGATCTACAGCCATCAAACTTTTTGGAACGGAGGAAGTCTTGGGAAAATGGGTACAGGTGGACGCAAAATCGCCGCTGAGTCTCAAAGTCACGGGAATTCTAAAGGACATACCCGAGCAATCTCATTTACAGTTTGATGCACTCATCTCAAAAAACACCGATCGGGAGGTTCCGTGGCTTTCTTACTGGTCGAGCTGGAATTCCAACTGGGTAGTCACCTATCTGGAATTGAATTCTCCGTCGGATCAAGCCAAAATCGAGGCCCAGATTCCTTCATTACTCCTTCAACACATGGATTCGAGTGCTGCGGCAGATTACGAGATTTTCCTACAACCCCTTTCAGACATTCATTTAGGGTCGAGTGAAATCACCCACGATACACGAAATGACCGGAAATTTCAAGGTTCCTACCTAACGATATTTGGCTTTTTGGGCTTTTTGGTTCTACTCATTGCCGGAATCAATTTCATGAATCTTTCCACTTCACGGGCGACGAAGCGGGCCAGGGAGGTAGGTGTGCGAAAGACAATCGGGGCCACACAGCCCCAACTTTGGCAACAATTTCTGGGGGAATCTCTGCTTTATACCCTGATTGCTGGAATATTGGCGATTGTAGTGGTGGATCTCACCTTGCCTTTCATCAACAATCTAGCGAGTAGAAATCTGTCCTTGTCCATGTTTGCCAGTCCCATGGACATCTTGTTCATAGTGGGAATTGTCTTAGCGACGGGCCTATTGGCTGGGCTATATCCGGCATTTGTATTGGCCAATTTTCCCATTACGACTATTCTCAAAGGGGATAAAATTTTCACGAGGAGATCTCGATTTGATGTGCAGGACATACTGGTGATCGGTCAATTCGCGCTCGCTACGGCCATGATTGTCTGTACCATCCTGATTGTTCGGCAATTGAACTTCATGATGTCCTCAGATCCGGGATTCCGGACTCAGTCGGTCATGCTGTTGCCGAGGGACGAACAGGTAACCCAGAAGTACCAAGTCTTCCAGGATCAAGTTTCCCAAATCCCGGGCGTTTATGGAATTACCTACAGTGGCCAAAGGCTTGGAAATAATTTGCATCAAACAGCCATGGAATTCAGGCAGGATTCCATTCGCGGACAGCTCAGCGTTTCGCAACTTTTGGTGGACTGGGACTATTTGGATCTTTATGAAATCGAATTCATTGAAGGCAGGGATTTCGACAAAAGCAGGTCTCAAGATTCTGCCGGAGCCTATATCATCAATGAGACACTGGCCCGAAAAATGGGTCTTGAAGATCCACTCCAAACCCGTATCAGGATGGATTGGGGAAAGGATTGGTCCCAAATCATCGGAGTGGTAGAAGATTTCCACTACAATTCTCTCCATCACGGCATCAATCCCCTAGTCATCCATCTGAATCCGGGATGGGGGGCGATGGAAATTTCAGTCATGCTGGACGAATCCAAAAAACAGGCGCTCATTCCCTTGATCGAAAAAGCTTGGCACGAAACCGGAACCAAAAGGCCTTTCCAATATGAGTTTCTCTCGACCCATTTTGAAGATCTCTATCGCACCGACCAACAGATCAGTCAAGTCATGAGCATGGGCGCAGGGTTGTGCATATTGATTGCATGCCTAGGAGTACTCGGACTGATTTCTATGGCAACCGAGCAACGCGCCCGTGAAATCGGCATTCGAAAGGTACTCGGCGCCTCCGAATCGGCCATGATCTGGCTATTCTGCAAGCGTATTTCCATCCGGGTACTCATCGGCTTCCTGATAGCCATTCCACTGACTTGGTGGTTTATGCAAGATTGGCTGTCCCAATATGCATTTAGAATCGAAATAGGATGGGACGCCTTTCTCCTCGCAGGTGTGATGACCTTACTGATCGCATGGTCAACCATCATCTTCAAGGCATACCAGGCGGCCCACCGGAGTCCTGCTGAATCAGTCAGGCATTCATAG
- a CDS encoding DoxX family protein: MQNKRKRTILSWLVSGMMVSFFLIPSAIKLSGSARMLDAISVYGITEQGAWMLGILELTAAVGLLFPKTRFWSALVLMLVMLGAVGVHIVHGDLLRALLPLGMIGVLMIFGANIRRVEPCRAYHSARRNYQTQDSWL, encoded by the coding sequence ATGCAAAACAAACGCAAGCGAACCATTTTATCATGGTTGGTTTCAGGAATGATGGTGTCATTTTTCCTGATTCCAAGTGCGATTAAATTGTCCGGTTCCGCGAGAATGCTTGATGCGATTTCCGTGTACGGAATCACCGAGCAGGGAGCCTGGATGTTGGGGATTCTCGAATTGACAGCGGCAGTAGGCCTACTTTTTCCAAAGACAAGGTTTTGGTCCGCATTGGTACTGATGTTGGTAATGCTGGGAGCAGTGGGCGTGCATATCGTCCATGGGGACTTGCTCAGAGCTTTGCTGCCATTGGGAATGATTGGAGTGCTGATGATTTTCGGTGCCAATATCAGGCGCGTGGAACCATGCAGAGCCTATCACTCAGCTAGAAGAAATTATCAGACGCAGGATTCATGGCTATGA